A genomic window from Solanum stenotomum isolate F172 chromosome 10, ASM1918654v1, whole genome shotgun sequence includes:
- the LOC125842088 gene encoding uncharacterized protein LOC125842088, with the protein MASDKTSCQDERAGAEIVYGVEDCYSHSLELLKELGFPMGVLALKDLEECGCVRETGFVWMKQKAPYEHYFVATKTLVSYATEVTAYVEKGRMKKMTGVKSKQLFLWVPIVEMSIEDPAQNKIHFKTPIGIGKSFPLTAFMTDEEKKKYLEKANE; encoded by the coding sequence CGATAAAACATCATGCCAAGATGAGCGTGCAGGAGCAGAAATTGTATATGGAGTTGAAGATTGCTATAGTCATTCTCTTGAGCTCCTGAAAGAGTTGGGATTCCCCATGGGTGTCCTTGCTCTTAAGGACCTTGAAGAATGTGGCTGTGTTCGCGAAACTGGATTTGTGTGGATGAAACAAAAGGCTCCATACGAGCATTACTTTGTCGCAACAAAAACTCTAGTTAGCTACGCCACAGAGGTCACTGCCTACGTGGAGAAAGgaagaatgaagaaaatgacTGGAGTTAAGAGTAAGCAGCTATTTCTGTGGGTGCCAATAGTTGAGATGAGCATTGAGGATCCTGCTCAGAACAAAATTCACTTCAAGACTCCTATAGGAATTGGAAAGTCTTTCCCCCTCACTGCTTTCATGACTgacgaagaaaagaagaagtatCTGGAGAAAGCTAACGAGTAG